A region of Macrobrachium nipponense isolate FS-2020 chromosome 7, ASM1510439v2, whole genome shotgun sequence DNA encodes the following proteins:
- the LOC135217571 gene encoding uncharacterized protein LOC135217571 has product MRKCSTQTRQDDRKSLQTQLLLVRSATENSMPAAPGLTVPVPLTALGFIQLFLSQELLEYLVAETSYYARYCRDELWTILSCRWQGCNLTDIAHFLGLHIFFGMMPAANVRQYWRQSFVLSTPNILGIMARDRFLVMDRYFNAFNQRAIPRNNPDRLIIVRPVLEYIHERFQFLMDPGKNLSYKGRLSIKVYSPKKPKKY; this is encoded by the exons atgcggaaatgctcgacgcagactcggcaagatgaccgtaaatctctgcaaacacagttactatTGGTGCGTAGTGCGACGGAGAACTCAATGCCG gcagcacctgggctcaccgtacctgttcctctcactgctctggggttcattcagctgttcctttcgcaagaattgctggaatacctggtagcagagacgtcTTACTAtgctcggtactgccgtgacgaACTATGGACGATATTGTCATGTCGCTGGcagggctgcaacctcaccgacatagcgcattttttggggctccacattttttttggaatgatgcctgctgctaacgtcaggcaatattggaggcagaGTTTtgttttaagtacgcccaatatCCTTGGCATTATGGCCCGCGATAGATTCCTGGTgatggacaggtatttcaacgccttcaaccaaagggccataccccggaataaccccgatcgcctcatcatagtccgcccagtgttggagtacattcaTGAACGGTTCCAGTTTTTAATGGatcctggcaagaacctttcttacaaaggacgtctgagCATAAAAGTGTACagccccaagaagccaaagaaatattga